The Phyllopteryx taeniolatus isolate TA_2022b chromosome 17, UOR_Ptae_1.2, whole genome shotgun sequence genome window below encodes:
- the zgc:77151 gene encoding AT-rich interactive domain-containing protein 5B isoform X2 produces the protein MLMWLGAPSCQRGSYAFYKSVGSKTRADGPMRVWRLGEFYFVRCGPGDPVCIAEVTLLWEDQTQRHLLASARLYFLPEDTPKGRTREHGEDEVLAVSRKMVLRVEDLVRWSCAEPAGWSAKPKAAPCIANGLHKPAQSGDTDTDGNTTDYKPLKDKSENGVAECQSVKVLSYPQYCRYRSLQRRIQDGARGPTLQDAHLLALGGVRVTPSTRLMYCRDTFNHPTLESSVSFSWQFRCPSLSLRGRPRKRRGRDGREGPTAGQSESWIERMKENVMGSVEAGGEGGWLPHPEEQLFLDELFAFMERQGSPIHKVPNLGFKKIDLFLMYSVVRRLGGYEKVTSERMWKVVYNELGGCPGSTSAATCTRRHYERLMLPYEEHLIAGGMEIKIPQCTLPMKPRGIRGRKPLPRGRKPGPKVKAKMAATPPSTITAADGAAVLVKRGRGRPPGKRNKATLLAQAKLLAQQQAKVKAESLKPLLPARGSSGAPPNSSSTQQVSQHLPSPSLQPIQPALLPVNMPPTPDLSPMSTPFLPFPPKPKEPKDRAGESAALAPGVLISALPRHFVGGSLGGFSPIKGLCPLDVLRNCVGFQRVLESPALTPQEPSQPHTTIYALQPKHRSPDTPVPSADQPPAPAHPIQQHRNPCSGRNVDEDGQRGGARDARNRHPLPPLRVLPLDLDCSVQVRQLMRTRLGSTQFQTFTRRLSEALSQDLSAKPPCSPITPPPEQALPLNLSKRFTLKRPGTDPVELVRATTNGTADEPSLKKVKADCLERAEDFSPGGGGGAGRPDSGSAGREGQELGPKNQEEPADLSSPSRIRAFLLGLPPFQVKLDEDLNGMKFGKVLPSGSGVESQRTVTVLKDAEAAITETSDHKSESVTKQVGNVKMLNVDVKDEGNASVDKMEDFGDQMIASVQKCDVETTQGHPSPVLPQTSALVLAQQS, from the exons TGGTTGGGTGCTCCTTCCTGCCAGAGAGGCAGCTACGCCTTCTACAAGTCGGTCGGCAGCAAGACTCGAGCCGACGGCCCCATGCGGGTGTGGCGGCTGGGCGAGTTTTACTTTGTTCGCTGCGGGCCGGGCGATCCCGTGTGCATCGCTGAG GTGACCTTACTATGGGAAGACCAGACGCAGCGCCACCTCCTGGCCAGCGCCAGACTCTATTTCCTGCCTGAAGACACGCCGAAGGGTCGAACCAGGGAGCACGGAGAG GACGAGGTTCTCGCCGTGTCTCGAAAGATGGTGCTGCGGGTGGAGGACCTGGTGCGGTGGTCGTGCGCCGAGCCGGCAGGGTGGAGCGCCAAACCCAAGGCGGCGCCCTGCATCGCCAACGGGCTCCACAAACCCGCACAGAGCGGCGACACCGACACGGACGGCAACACGACAGACTACAAGCCTCTGAAGGACAAGAGCGAAA ATGGCGTGGCCGAATGCCAGAGTGTCAAAGTCCTCAGCTACCCGCAGTACTGCCGCTACCGCTCGCTGCAGAGGCGCATCCAGGACGGCGCCCGGGGCCCGACGCTCCAGGACGCCCACCTGTTGGCTCTGGGCGGCGTCAGGGTGACGCCCAGCACCCGCTTGATGTACTGCAGGGACACCTTCAACCACCCCACGCTGGAAAGCAGCGTCAGCTTCTCCTGGCAGTTCC ggTGCCCGTCTCTTAGCCTCCGAGGACGACCTCGCAAGAGGCGAGGCCGCGACGGCAGAGAAGGCCCGACCGCTGGTCAGTCGGAATCCTGGATTGAAAGGATGAAG GAGAACGTGATGGGCAGCGTGGAGGCGGGCGGCGAGGGCGGCTGGCTCCCCCACCCCGAAGAGCAGCTGTTCCTGGATGAGCTCTTCGCCTTCATGGAGCGGCAAGGCTCGCCCATCCACAAAGTGCCCAACCTCGGTTTCAAGAAGA TCGACCTCTTCCTCATGTACTCGGTGGTCAGACGTCTCGGAGGCTACGAAAAG GTAACGTCAGAGCGCATGTGGAAGGTGGTTTACAACGAGCTGGGCGGATGTCCCGGCAGCACCAGCGCTGCAACCTGCACAAGGAGACACTACGAAAG GCTGATGCTCCCCTACGAAGAGCACCTGATAGCTGGAGGCATGGAAATCAAAATCCCACAATGCACCCTGCCCATGAAGCCCAGAGGCATCCGAGGGAGGAAGCCGCTCCCACGGGGCAGAAAACCCGGACCCAAAGTCAAagccaagatggcggccacCCCCCCGAGCACC ATCACCGCCGCTGACGGCGCCGCGGTGTTAGTGAAGCGAGGGCGAGGCCGGCCGCCTGGCAAGCGCAACAAGGCCACGCTGCTCGCTCAGGCCAAACTGCTGGCTCAGCAACAAGCCAAAGTCAAAGCGGAGTCTCTGAAGCCTCTCCTTCCGGCCCGGGGCAGCAGCGGAGCGCCGCCAAACAGCAGCAGCACGCAGCAG GTGTCGCAGCATCTCCCTTCTCCCTCCCTGCAGCCCATCCAGCCGGCCCTCCTCCCCGTCAACATGCCCCCCACCCCGGACCTCTCCCCCATGTCCACCCCCTTCCTCCCCTTCCCGCCCAAGCCAAAGGAGCCCAAGGATCGGGCCGGGGAGTCCGCAGCTTTGGCTCCGGGCGTCCTCATCTCCGCGCTGCCTCGCCACTTTGTGGGCGGATCGCTGGGCGGATTCAGTCCCATCAAAGGTCTGTGTCCCCTGGACGTGCTGAGGAACTGCGTGGGCTTCCAGAGGGTCCTGGAGAGCCCAGCCCTGACGCCCCAAGAGCCGAGTCAGCCGCATACTACGATCTACGCCCTCCAGCCTAAACACAGAAGCCCGGATACCCCCGTGCCGAGCGCAGACCAGCCGCCGGCCCCGGCCCACCCAATTCAACAGCACCGGAACCCGTGCTCGGGGCGCAACGTGGACGAGGACGGCCAGAGGGGAGGCGCTCGGGATGCCAGGAACCGTCACCCTTTGCCCCCTCTCCGGGTTCTACCTTTGGACCTGGACTGTAGTGTACAAGTGCGACAGCTGATGAGGACTCGTCTGGGCTCGACTCAGTTCCAAACCTTCACCCGCCGGCTGTCCGAGGCGCTCTCCCAGGACCTGAGCGCCAAGCCGCCCTGCTCGCCCATCACGCCGCCGCCCGAGCAGGCCCTGCCCCTTAACCTCAGCAAGCGCTTTACTCTCAAGAGACCCGGGACGGACCCGGTCGAGCTCGTTCGAGCGACCACTAACGGAACCGCCGACGAGCCGTCTCTCAAGAAAGTCAAAGCCGACTGCCTGGAGCGTGCTGAGGACTTCAGtccgggcggcggcggcggcgccgggCGCCCCGACTCGGGGTCCGCTGGCCGTGAGGGCCAAGAACTGGGACCCAAGAACCAGGAGGAACCGGCAGACCTGAGCTCGCCTAGCAGGATCAGGGCTTTCCTGCTCGGCCTGCCGCCATTCCAGGTGAAACTGGACGAGGATCTGAACGGGATGAAGTTTGGCAAAGTCCTTCCGTCGGGTTCCGGCGTGGAAAGCCAGAGGACCGTGACAGTTTTGAAAGACGCCGAAGCGGCGATAACGGAGACAAGCGACCACAAGTCCGAGTCTGTAACCAAACAGGTAGGAAATGTCAAAATGCTTAACGTGGACGTCAAGGACGAAGGGAACGCTTCggtggacaaaatggaggacttcGGCGATCAGATGATAGCCAGTGTGCAAAAGTGTGATGTGGAGACCACCCAGGGCCACCCGAGCCCCGTTCTGCCCCAGACCAGCGCTCTGGTCCTGGCCCAGCAGAGCTGA
- the zgc:77151 gene encoding AT-rich interactive domain-containing protein 5B isoform X1, whose translation MEHNAIQWLGAPSCQRGSYAFYKSVGSKTRADGPMRVWRLGEFYFVRCGPGDPVCIAEVTLLWEDQTQRHLLASARLYFLPEDTPKGRTREHGEDEVLAVSRKMVLRVEDLVRWSCAEPAGWSAKPKAAPCIANGLHKPAQSGDTDTDGNTTDYKPLKDKSENGVAECQSVKVLSYPQYCRYRSLQRRIQDGARGPTLQDAHLLALGGVRVTPSTRLMYCRDTFNHPTLESSVSFSWQFRCPSLSLRGRPRKRRGRDGREGPTAGQSESWIERMKENVMGSVEAGGEGGWLPHPEEQLFLDELFAFMERQGSPIHKVPNLGFKKIDLFLMYSVVRRLGGYEKVTSERMWKVVYNELGGCPGSTSAATCTRRHYERLMLPYEEHLIAGGMEIKIPQCTLPMKPRGIRGRKPLPRGRKPGPKVKAKMAATPPSTITAADGAAVLVKRGRGRPPGKRNKATLLAQAKLLAQQQAKVKAESLKPLLPARGSSGAPPNSSSTQQVSQHLPSPSLQPIQPALLPVNMPPTPDLSPMSTPFLPFPPKPKEPKDRAGESAALAPGVLISALPRHFVGGSLGGFSPIKGLCPLDVLRNCVGFQRVLESPALTPQEPSQPHTTIYALQPKHRSPDTPVPSADQPPAPAHPIQQHRNPCSGRNVDEDGQRGGARDARNRHPLPPLRVLPLDLDCSVQVRQLMRTRLGSTQFQTFTRRLSEALSQDLSAKPPCSPITPPPEQALPLNLSKRFTLKRPGTDPVELVRATTNGTADEPSLKKVKADCLERAEDFSPGGGGGAGRPDSGSAGREGQELGPKNQEEPADLSSPSRIRAFLLGLPPFQVKLDEDLNGMKFGKVLPSGSGVESQRTVTVLKDAEAAITETSDHKSESVTKQVGNVKMLNVDVKDEGNASVDKMEDFGDQMIASVQKCDVETTQGHPSPVLPQTSALVLAQQS comes from the exons TGGTTGGGTGCTCCTTCCTGCCAGAGAGGCAGCTACGCCTTCTACAAGTCGGTCGGCAGCAAGACTCGAGCCGACGGCCCCATGCGGGTGTGGCGGCTGGGCGAGTTTTACTTTGTTCGCTGCGGGCCGGGCGATCCCGTGTGCATCGCTGAG GTGACCTTACTATGGGAAGACCAGACGCAGCGCCACCTCCTGGCCAGCGCCAGACTCTATTTCCTGCCTGAAGACACGCCGAAGGGTCGAACCAGGGAGCACGGAGAG GACGAGGTTCTCGCCGTGTCTCGAAAGATGGTGCTGCGGGTGGAGGACCTGGTGCGGTGGTCGTGCGCCGAGCCGGCAGGGTGGAGCGCCAAACCCAAGGCGGCGCCCTGCATCGCCAACGGGCTCCACAAACCCGCACAGAGCGGCGACACCGACACGGACGGCAACACGACAGACTACAAGCCTCTGAAGGACAAGAGCGAAA ATGGCGTGGCCGAATGCCAGAGTGTCAAAGTCCTCAGCTACCCGCAGTACTGCCGCTACCGCTCGCTGCAGAGGCGCATCCAGGACGGCGCCCGGGGCCCGACGCTCCAGGACGCCCACCTGTTGGCTCTGGGCGGCGTCAGGGTGACGCCCAGCACCCGCTTGATGTACTGCAGGGACACCTTCAACCACCCCACGCTGGAAAGCAGCGTCAGCTTCTCCTGGCAGTTCC ggTGCCCGTCTCTTAGCCTCCGAGGACGACCTCGCAAGAGGCGAGGCCGCGACGGCAGAGAAGGCCCGACCGCTGGTCAGTCGGAATCCTGGATTGAAAGGATGAAG GAGAACGTGATGGGCAGCGTGGAGGCGGGCGGCGAGGGCGGCTGGCTCCCCCACCCCGAAGAGCAGCTGTTCCTGGATGAGCTCTTCGCCTTCATGGAGCGGCAAGGCTCGCCCATCCACAAAGTGCCCAACCTCGGTTTCAAGAAGA TCGACCTCTTCCTCATGTACTCGGTGGTCAGACGTCTCGGAGGCTACGAAAAG GTAACGTCAGAGCGCATGTGGAAGGTGGTTTACAACGAGCTGGGCGGATGTCCCGGCAGCACCAGCGCTGCAACCTGCACAAGGAGACACTACGAAAG GCTGATGCTCCCCTACGAAGAGCACCTGATAGCTGGAGGCATGGAAATCAAAATCCCACAATGCACCCTGCCCATGAAGCCCAGAGGCATCCGAGGGAGGAAGCCGCTCCCACGGGGCAGAAAACCCGGACCCAAAGTCAAagccaagatggcggccacCCCCCCGAGCACC ATCACCGCCGCTGACGGCGCCGCGGTGTTAGTGAAGCGAGGGCGAGGCCGGCCGCCTGGCAAGCGCAACAAGGCCACGCTGCTCGCTCAGGCCAAACTGCTGGCTCAGCAACAAGCCAAAGTCAAAGCGGAGTCTCTGAAGCCTCTCCTTCCGGCCCGGGGCAGCAGCGGAGCGCCGCCAAACAGCAGCAGCACGCAGCAG GTGTCGCAGCATCTCCCTTCTCCCTCCCTGCAGCCCATCCAGCCGGCCCTCCTCCCCGTCAACATGCCCCCCACCCCGGACCTCTCCCCCATGTCCACCCCCTTCCTCCCCTTCCCGCCCAAGCCAAAGGAGCCCAAGGATCGGGCCGGGGAGTCCGCAGCTTTGGCTCCGGGCGTCCTCATCTCCGCGCTGCCTCGCCACTTTGTGGGCGGATCGCTGGGCGGATTCAGTCCCATCAAAGGTCTGTGTCCCCTGGACGTGCTGAGGAACTGCGTGGGCTTCCAGAGGGTCCTGGAGAGCCCAGCCCTGACGCCCCAAGAGCCGAGTCAGCCGCATACTACGATCTACGCCCTCCAGCCTAAACACAGAAGCCCGGATACCCCCGTGCCGAGCGCAGACCAGCCGCCGGCCCCGGCCCACCCAATTCAACAGCACCGGAACCCGTGCTCGGGGCGCAACGTGGACGAGGACGGCCAGAGGGGAGGCGCTCGGGATGCCAGGAACCGTCACCCTTTGCCCCCTCTCCGGGTTCTACCTTTGGACCTGGACTGTAGTGTACAAGTGCGACAGCTGATGAGGACTCGTCTGGGCTCGACTCAGTTCCAAACCTTCACCCGCCGGCTGTCCGAGGCGCTCTCCCAGGACCTGAGCGCCAAGCCGCCCTGCTCGCCCATCACGCCGCCGCCCGAGCAGGCCCTGCCCCTTAACCTCAGCAAGCGCTTTACTCTCAAGAGACCCGGGACGGACCCGGTCGAGCTCGTTCGAGCGACCACTAACGGAACCGCCGACGAGCCGTCTCTCAAGAAAGTCAAAGCCGACTGCCTGGAGCGTGCTGAGGACTTCAGtccgggcggcggcggcggcgccgggCGCCCCGACTCGGGGTCCGCTGGCCGTGAGGGCCAAGAACTGGGACCCAAGAACCAGGAGGAACCGGCAGACCTGAGCTCGCCTAGCAGGATCAGGGCTTTCCTGCTCGGCCTGCCGCCATTCCAGGTGAAACTGGACGAGGATCTGAACGGGATGAAGTTTGGCAAAGTCCTTCCGTCGGGTTCCGGCGTGGAAAGCCAGAGGACCGTGACAGTTTTGAAAGACGCCGAAGCGGCGATAACGGAGACAAGCGACCACAAGTCCGAGTCTGTAACCAAACAGGTAGGAAATGTCAAAATGCTTAACGTGGACGTCAAGGACGAAGGGAACGCTTCggtggacaaaatggaggacttcGGCGATCAGATGATAGCCAGTGTGCAAAAGTGTGATGTGGAGACCACCCAGGGCCACCCGAGCCCCGTTCTGCCCCAGACCAGCGCTCTGGTCCTGGCCCAGCAGAGCTGA